ACCACCAGCCTACCGTCCTTTTTCATCACATCAATAGTTTGCATCAACATCTCCTTCAAGCTATCAAGTTCGCCATTCACCTCAATCCGCAAAGCCTGGAACACCTTAGCCAGAAACTTAAACTCAAAGTCCCTGGGCGTACAGGCCGCAATTGCGGTTTTAAAATCATTGACAGTATTAATTTTCTTTTCATTACGGGCCTTAACAATCAACTCGCACAACTTTGCAGAGTTAGACAGTTCACCATAACTATAGAAAATATTTTTCAGTTCCTCTTTAGGATAAGTATTGACCACTACAGCCGCCGTAAGCTCTGCATTCTGGTTCATTCTCATGTCAAGAGGCCCGTCATGCTGAAAGGAAAAACCTCTTTCAGCCACATCCAGATGATGAGACGAAAGACCCAGGTCAGCCAATATGCCATCTACAT
The window above is part of the Bacteroidota bacterium genome. Proteins encoded here:
- the rsmH gene encoding 16S rRNA (cytosine(1402)-N(4))-methyltransferase RsmH, translating into GGGGHSREILNRLTTGKLFAFDQDADAQANILPDERFTFIGQNFRYMKNFLKYYHVDHVDGILADLGLSSHHLDVAERGFSFQHDGPLDMRMNQNAELTAAVVVNTYPKEELKNIFYSYGELSNSAKLCELIVKARNEKKINTVNDFKTAIAACTPRDFEFKFLAKVFQALRIEVNGELDSLKEMLMQTIDVMKKDGRLVVITYHSLEDRIVKNFIKKGIFEGEVEKDIYGNYVVPFAPVNKKVILPELSEIQINSKARSAKLRIGRRL